A window of the Nocardia sp. NBC_01329 genome harbors these coding sequences:
- the glf gene encoding UDP-galactopyranose mutase gives MTAASSPGNSDNTEQFDLIVVGSGFFGLTIAERSAKLLGKRVLVLDRRPHLGGNAYSEPEPETGIEIHKYGAHLFHTSNERVWDYVTQFTEFTGYQHRVFALHKGQAYQFPMGLGLVSQFFGRYFTPDEARALIAEQSAEIETSDAQNLEEKAISLIGRPLYEAFVRDYTAKQWQTDPKELPAGNITRLPVRYTFDNRYFNDTYEGLPKEGYTKWLENMAASDLIEVRVDTDWFDVRDELRAQNPDAPVVYTGPLDRYFDYAEGELGWRTIDFETEVLPTGDYQGTSVVNYNDADPPYTRIIEPRHFHPERDYPTDKTVIMREYSRFAKTGDEPYYPINTPEDRAKLTAYRELAKQETAASKVLFGGRLGTYQYLDMHMAIASALNMFDNVLRPHLETGATLAEENNDV, from the coding sequence GTGACCGCCGCATCGTCTCCGGGTAACTCAGATAACACCGAACAGTTCGACTTGATCGTTGTCGGCTCCGGCTTCTTCGGGCTGACCATCGCCGAGCGCAGCGCGAAATTACTGGGCAAGAGAGTCCTCGTGCTGGATCGCCGCCCGCATCTCGGCGGTAATGCCTATTCCGAACCCGAACCGGAAACCGGTATCGAGATCCACAAATATGGCGCGCATCTGTTCCACACCTCGAACGAGCGGGTCTGGGACTATGTCACGCAGTTCACCGAGTTCACCGGCTATCAGCATCGTGTTTTCGCCCTCCACAAAGGCCAGGCGTACCAGTTCCCGATGGGGCTGGGCCTGGTGTCGCAATTCTTCGGCCGGTATTTCACCCCGGACGAGGCGCGCGCGCTGATCGCCGAGCAGTCCGCCGAGATCGAGACCTCCGACGCGCAGAACCTCGAGGAAAAGGCCATCTCGCTGATCGGCCGCCCCCTGTACGAGGCATTCGTCCGCGACTACACCGCCAAGCAGTGGCAGACCGACCCCAAGGAACTGCCCGCCGGCAATATCACCCGGCTGCCGGTCCGCTACACCTTCGACAACCGCTACTTCAACGACACCTACGAGGGCCTGCCAAAAGAGGGGTACACGAAGTGGCTGGAGAACATGGCCGCCAGTGACCTGATCGAGGTCCGGGTGGACACCGACTGGTTCGATGTCCGTGACGAACTGCGCGCGCAGAACCCGGACGCACCGGTCGTGTACACCGGTCCGCTGGACCGCTACTTCGACTACGCCGAGGGAGAACTGGGCTGGCGCACCATCGACTTCGAGACCGAGGTGCTGCCAACCGGCGATTACCAGGGCACCTCGGTGGTGAACTACAACGACGCCGATCCGCCCTACACCCGGATCATCGAGCCGCGTCACTTCCATCCGGAACGGGACTACCCGACGGACAAGACGGTGATCATGCGCGAATACTCGCGTTTCGCCAAGACCGGCGACGAACCGTACTATCCGATCAACACCCCTGAGGACCGCGCCAAACTGACCGCGTATCGCGAGCTGGCCAAGCAGGAGACCGCCGCGTCCAAGGTTCTGTTCGGCGGCCGCCTCGGGACCTACCAGTACCTGGACATGCACATGGCCATCGCGAGCGCGCTGAACATGTTCGACAATGTGCTGCGCCCGCACCTGGAGACGGGGGCGACGCTGGCCGAGGAGAACAACGACGTATGA
- a CDS encoding MerR family transcriptional regulator, translating to MGAGSRNDEWSIQDLAKAAGTTSRALRHYGQLGLLSPSRIGVNGYRYYDERSLVRLQRILVLRELGVGLPVIGEILAGERDAITALRAQLDLLRKEQDRINRRIVSVHTTLDKLERGERLVAAEVFEEFDHTQYKDEVTERWGKEAYESGDRWWRSLSAAEKQAFQQTQLDIAAAFGRARKAGSAPESPAVQEITARHYEWMTGGRPGRRPGAEEFTNLGEMYVADQRFAANYDVHGEGTAELIRDAMRIYAENNLE from the coding sequence GTGGGCGCGGGGTCTCGCAACGACGAATGGTCCATCCAGGATCTGGCGAAGGCGGCCGGAACCACCAGCCGCGCGCTGCGCCACTACGGGCAGCTGGGGCTCTTGTCGCCCAGCCGGATCGGTGTGAACGGCTACCGCTACTACGACGAGCGCTCATTGGTCCGCCTGCAGCGGATCCTGGTGTTGCGCGAGCTCGGCGTGGGCCTACCGGTGATCGGGGAGATCCTGGCCGGCGAGCGCGACGCGATCACCGCTCTACGCGCACAACTGGACCTGCTGCGGAAGGAACAGGACCGGATCAACCGCCGGATCGTTTCGGTACACACCACATTGGACAAGTTGGAAAGAGGTGAGCGACTCGTGGCGGCGGAAGTCTTCGAGGAATTCGACCACACGCAGTACAAGGACGAGGTGACCGAACGCTGGGGCAAGGAGGCCTACGAGAGCGGTGACCGCTGGTGGCGTTCGCTGAGCGCCGCGGAGAAACAGGCGTTCCAGCAGACCCAGCTCGATATCGCCGCGGCCTTCGGGCGGGCACGCAAGGCCGGTTCGGCACCGGAAAGTCCGGCTGTCCAGGAGATCACCGCGCGCCATTACGAATGGATGACCGGTGGTCGGCCGGGTCGCCGGCCCGGTGCGGAGGAGTTCACGAACCTGGGTGAAATGTATGTCGCCGACCAGCGTTTCGCAGCCAACTACGACGTGCACGGCGAAGGTACGGCGGAGCTGATCCGGGACGCGATGCGTATCTACGCGGAGAACAATCTCGAATAG
- a CDS encoding SpoIID/LytB domain-containing protein, which yields MLAEAGPGHGRGLSQHGALRNADNGQNSDQILAHYYPGAEIGTIGPASVSVRLQEQDNADLVVTSDAGMRLAGQLLQSGAAVRLTPSPDGGAHAVVTQGCDGPVLWENPIQDPWVYPIDPAPGRPAAEHLTLCGGGAYRGSVGVAAENGETRTVNRVDIQDYLLGVVPAEMPPDWAPAALEAQAVAARSYALAEARWPFAQTCDTTDCQVYSGTAQEDPRTTAAVETTAGRVLLRDGRILRAEYSAAPDGGSPADIQTFEVGPTPAELTVTTPMPLPPPVNPDVATGLPDGTPGPWNEVSPEGTKSGAPAPRTPEGSLPVSPGGTLPSFPGVAPGAVPSPIETAYAEMGGAHGALGLPVTPELPLPEDAGKYRLFENGVIVHTAELGAQVVDFNTLMQLVPSLTDGAGSAEAEGTAPGETESGSSGLGTDNSGATTSPGRMPAGRVVPGNAPDAGTRPAGSAPYDGDRPVPVPGAQRIPTRMETTEVF from the coding sequence ATGCTTGCCGAGGCGGGACCGGGGCACGGCCGGGGCCTGAGCCAGCACGGCGCGCTGCGCAACGCCGACAACGGGCAGAACAGCGACCAGATCCTCGCCCACTACTACCCGGGCGCCGAAATCGGCACTATCGGACCGGCCTCGGTATCGGTCCGGCTGCAGGAGCAGGACAACGCTGACCTGGTCGTCACCTCCGATGCCGGAATGCGACTCGCCGGGCAGCTGTTGCAGTCCGGTGCGGCAGTCCGGCTCACCCCGTCGCCCGACGGCGGCGCGCACGCGGTGGTCACGCAGGGCTGTGACGGGCCCGTGCTCTGGGAGAACCCCATCCAGGACCCGTGGGTGTATCCGATCGACCCCGCCCCCGGCCGCCCGGCGGCGGAACACCTGACGCTGTGCGGAGGCGGCGCCTATCGCGGGTCGGTGGGCGTGGCCGCCGAGAACGGCGAAACCCGCACGGTGAACCGGGTGGATATCCAGGACTATCTGCTCGGGGTGGTCCCGGCGGAGATGCCGCCCGACTGGGCGCCCGCCGCCCTGGAGGCACAGGCCGTCGCCGCTCGCTCCTATGCGCTGGCCGAAGCGCGCTGGCCCTTCGCGCAAACCTGCGATACCACCGACTGCCAGGTCTACAGCGGAACCGCCCAGGAGGACCCGCGCACCACCGCCGCGGTCGAGACCACCGCGGGCCGGGTGCTGCTGCGTGACGGGCGGATCCTGCGCGCCGAGTACTCCGCCGCGCCCGACGGCGGCTCGCCCGCCGATATCCAGACTTTCGAGGTGGGCCCGACACCCGCCGAACTCACCGTGACCACACCGATGCCGCTCCCGCCACCGGTGAACCCCGATGTGGCTACCGGACTTCCGGACGGCACCCCCGGCCCTTGGAACGAGGTCTCCCCGGAGGGCACGAAATCGGGTGCCCCGGCACCGCGCACACCGGAAGGTTCGCTCCCGGTCTCCCCAGGTGGAACGTTGCCGTCCTTCCCCGGGGTCGCGCCCGGTGCCGTCCCCTCGCCGATCGAGACCGCCTACGCCGAGATGGGCGGCGCGCACGGTGCTCTCGGCCTGCCCGTCACCCCGGAGCTGCCGCTGCCCGAGGACGCGGGCAAGTACCGGCTGTTCGAGAACGGTGTCATCGTCCACACTGCGGAGCTGGGCGCCCAGGTGGTGGACTTCAACACCCTGATGCAGCTGGTACCGAGCCTCACCGACGGAGCCGGGAGCGCGGAGGCCGAGGGTACGGCTCCCGGCGAAACCGAATCGGGCAGTTCCGGGCTCGGGACGGACAACTCCGGGGCGACCACGTCGCCGGGCCGCATGCCTGCCGGTCGCGTTGTGCCGGGGAACGCGCCGGACGCCGGCACCCGGCCGGCCGGGTCGGCACCGTACGACGGTGATCGGCCCGTGCCCGTACCCGGTGCGCAGCGGATACCGACGAGGATGGAGACGACCGAGGTGTTCTAG
- a CDS encoding N-acetylmuramoyl-L-alanine amidase — translation MPYRKPKRSCVLPVVALVAVAGPILMPTISDLGKSADQVQLTAVPPRLTELALKAAPDIVLPLGELTGLDLPDLRLADLHALGLPGLTPNGTTTPTDPGRRLPGRQPGLGFVTEGGNPSADTPALTPGVIPPEFMDAVGAQVKELTRDQPFSMVALTAPDLANTTVMIRAQQPAGGWGQWYEANPIDGADGVVAGGPTGTDPIYVGNTTSVQVLVTRKPQHHQGNPLEPTPAAAGGPQQPPELTAVLIDPGRGAVDDQLQDIAAALPGGGPPVITRDQWGADESIRCQEPTYDDGLGGITVHHTAGRNDYSKSESAGIVRAIYAYHSQTLGWCDMGYNALVDKYGQLFEGRYGGLDKTVQGAHAGGFNENTSGVAIMGDYQVEQPTDASVEAVGKFIGWRSRIAGLDPKGQTTMYSEGTEFTPYAQGEEVHLPVVFAHRDVGNTSCPGDAAYSQMDRIRTIAAGAAGATRSSTPRSQASRSDLAALADLTAKLLTMVNDNVIAKYWVSKGGPDGPLGQAASEPLPAAQGQQYAKFVNGYVYTTPDGQVHEVVGKVLDRFLELGADTGALGLPLTDAYSVPEGLRTDFQNGSLILNQAADIVNTLWKTYNETYQQQLQGDGTQSGTPPHAIPGPGPAPQAAVLPAPAGPAEEQSPVPQYAPEPAAEPGPAPPPEPAVPPAA, via the coding sequence GTGCCCTACCGCAAACCGAAGCGTTCCTGTGTACTGCCGGTTGTCGCGCTAGTAGCGGTAGCGGGCCCGATCCTCATGCCCACCATCTCCGACCTCGGCAAATCCGCCGATCAGGTCCAACTCACGGCCGTACCACCCCGGCTCACCGAACTCGCGTTGAAGGCCGCGCCCGATATCGTGCTGCCGCTCGGTGAACTCACCGGCCTCGACCTGCCGGACCTGCGCCTGGCCGATCTGCACGCGCTGGGCCTGCCCGGGCTGACTCCGAACGGTACGACCACACCTACCGACCCGGGCCGCCGCCTGCCCGGACGACAGCCCGGTCTGGGCTTCGTGACCGAGGGTGGCAACCCGTCCGCCGACACTCCCGCGCTCACCCCCGGCGTTATCCCGCCCGAATTCATGGACGCGGTCGGCGCGCAGGTCAAAGAGCTGACCCGGGACCAACCCTTCAGCATGGTCGCGCTGACCGCTCCCGATCTGGCGAACACCACCGTGATGATCCGGGCCCAGCAGCCCGCCGGCGGCTGGGGTCAGTGGTACGAGGCCAATCCGATCGACGGCGCCGACGGGGTGGTGGCCGGTGGCCCCACCGGCACCGACCCGATCTATGTCGGCAACACCACCTCGGTCCAGGTGCTGGTCACCCGCAAACCGCAACATCACCAGGGCAATCCGCTCGAACCGACCCCCGCCGCGGCGGGTGGGCCGCAGCAGCCGCCCGAACTCACCGCCGTCCTCATCGATCCCGGGCGCGGCGCGGTCGACGACCAACTCCAGGACATCGCCGCCGCCCTGCCCGGTGGCGGACCACCGGTCATCACCCGCGACCAGTGGGGCGCCGACGAATCGATCCGCTGCCAGGAGCCCACCTACGACGACGGCCTGGGCGGAATCACGGTGCACCACACCGCCGGACGCAACGACTACAGCAAATCCGAATCGGCCGGGATCGTCCGTGCCATCTACGCCTACCATTCGCAGACCCTCGGCTGGTGCGATATGGGATACAACGCGCTGGTAGACAAGTACGGGCAGCTGTTCGAGGGCCGCTACGGCGGGCTGGACAAGACCGTGCAGGGCGCGCACGCGGGCGGGTTCAACGAGAACACCTCCGGCGTCGCGATCATGGGTGACTACCAGGTCGAACAGCCCACCGACGCCTCGGTCGAGGCAGTCGGCAAATTCATCGGCTGGCGCTCCCGGATCGCGGGGCTCGACCCCAAGGGCCAGACCACCATGTATTCGGAGGGCACCGAGTTCACCCCGTACGCGCAGGGCGAGGAAGTGCACCTGCCGGTGGTCTTCGCGCACCGCGACGTCGGCAACACCAGTTGCCCGGGTGACGCCGCGTACTCGCAGATGGACCGGATCCGCACGATCGCCGCCGGCGCGGCGGGAGCGACCCGTTCGTCGACTCCGCGCAGTCAGGCGTCCCGCTCGGATCTGGCCGCGCTGGCCGATCTCACCGCCAAGCTGCTGACCATGGTGAACGATAATGTGATCGCCAAATACTGGGTTTCCAAGGGCGGTCCGGACGGCCCACTCGGACAAGCGGCCTCGGAGCCGTTGCCCGCGGCCCAGGGGCAGCAGTACGCGAAATTCGTGAACGGATACGTCTATACCACACCCGACGGGCAGGTGCACGAGGTCGTGGGCAAGGTCCTGGACCGGTTCCTGGAACTCGGCGCCGACACGGGCGCGCTCGGTTTACCGCTCACCGACGCCTATTCGGTGCCCGAGGGACTGCGCACCGATTTCCAGAACGGTTCACTGATCCTGAACCAGGCCGCCGATATCGTGAATACCCTCTGGAAGACCTACAACGAGACCTACCAGCAGCAGTTGCAGGGCGACGGCACGCAGTCGGGGACCCCGCCGCACGCGATTCCGGGCCCGGGTCCGGCACCACAGGCCGCGGTACTGCCCGCACCCGCGGGTCCGGCCGAAGAGCAGTCTCCGGTACCGCAGTACGCGCCGGAGCCCGCCGCGGAGCCCGGTCCGGCTCCTCCGCCCGAACCCGCGGTACCGCCGGCCGCCTGA
- a CDS encoding HAD family hydrolase, translating to MSATRQTRPDLVASDVDGTLIDPAERVSARTRAVVRALVADGVPFLLATGRPPRWIAPIVADLGFAPLCVCGNGAVLYDAEHDKVLGTSTLDVETLAWVADIAEKVLPGCGLAAERIGASAHDAVTPQFVSSPQYEHAWLNPDDTAVARDEVIDSPAIKMLIRLPGARSGDMAVTLAAHIGDRADITYSTEHGLIEISAPGVSKASGLRILGARLGVEPADMVTFGDMPNDIPMLRMAGLGVAMGHAHPDALAAADEITGTNSEDGVAQVLERWWPGEGRAPGTR from the coding sequence GTGAGCGCAACGCGGCAGACCCGACCGGACCTGGTGGCCTCCGATGTGGACGGCACCCTGATCGATCCAGCGGAGCGGGTCTCGGCGCGTACCCGGGCAGTGGTGCGGGCGCTGGTCGCCGACGGCGTGCCGTTCTTGCTGGCCACCGGGCGTCCGCCGCGCTGGATCGCCCCGATCGTGGCAGACCTGGGATTCGCGCCGCTGTGCGTATGCGGAAACGGCGCCGTACTCTACGACGCCGAGCACGACAAGGTGCTGGGAACCTCCACTCTCGATGTCGAAACGCTCGCCTGGGTCGCCGATATCGCGGAGAAGGTACTCCCCGGATGCGGGCTGGCCGCCGAACGGATCGGCGCCAGCGCTCACGATGCGGTGACCCCACAATTCGTCAGCTCACCCCAGTACGAGCACGCCTGGCTGAATCCCGACGACACCGCGGTGGCTCGCGACGAGGTCATCGACAGTCCGGCGATCAAGATGCTGATCCGGCTCCCGGGCGCGCGCAGCGGCGATATGGCGGTCACGCTGGCCGCCCATATCGGCGACCGCGCGGATATCACCTACTCCACCGAACACGGTCTCATAGAGATCTCCGCGCCCGGCGTCAGCAAGGCGTCGGGGCTGCGGATCCTCGGGGCGCGCCTCGGTGTCGAACCCGCCGATATGGTCACGTTCGGCGATATGCCCAACGACATCCCGATGCTGCGCATGGCCGGCCTGGGGGTCGCGATGGGCCACGCTCACCCGGACGCGCTCGCAGCCGCCGATGAGATCACCGGGACGAACAGCGAGGACGGCGTCGCGCAGGTGCTGGAACGCTGGTGGCCGGGGGAGGGTCGCGCGCCGGGAACGCGATAG
- a CDS encoding ABC transporter permease, with the protein MAGFLLRRTLNYVVLLLLASFLTFSLASLTFRPLDSLEQRNPRPPQSVIDAKAEELHLDEPIPQRYVTWITGVAHGDFGETLGGQPVSEELGRRVAVSLRLLILGSIIGTVLGVLIGAAGAIRQYRFSDYFTTVVSLLVLSTPVFLLATLLKFGALEINSATGQQIFLYTGETSASSIEGFGAQLVDRLQHLVLPTLTLALGGMAGYSRYQRNAMLDVLQSDFIRTARAKGLTRNRALYKHGLRTALIPMATLFAYSLGGLITGATFTEKIFGWHGVGEWLVDSINAQDIYVVATVTAFAGLVVLVSGLLSDIVYAILDPRVRVA; encoded by the coding sequence ATGGCCGGCTTTCTGCTGCGACGGACGCTCAATTACGTCGTGCTGCTGCTCTTGGCGTCCTTTCTCACCTTCAGCCTCGCTTCGCTGACCTTCCGGCCGCTGGACAGCCTGGAACAGCGCAATCCGCGACCGCCGCAGTCGGTGATCGATGCCAAGGCCGAGGAACTCCATCTCGACGAGCCGATTCCGCAGCGCTACGTCACCTGGATAACGGGTGTGGCGCACGGCGATTTCGGCGAAACCCTCGGCGGGCAGCCGGTGAGCGAGGAATTGGGCAGGCGGGTCGCGGTCAGTTTGCGATTGCTCATCCTCGGTTCGATCATCGGCACCGTGCTGGGCGTGCTGATCGGCGCGGCCGGGGCCATCCGCCAGTACAGATTCAGTGACTATTTCACGACCGTCGTATCGCTGCTGGTCTTGTCCACCCCGGTGTTCCTACTGGCCACGCTGCTGAAATTCGGTGCGCTCGAGATCAACTCGGCGACCGGTCAGCAGATCTTCCTCTATACCGGGGAGACCTCGGCGAGCAGTATCGAAGGCTTCGGCGCGCAGCTCGTCGACCGTCTGCAACATCTGGTCCTGCCCACCCTCACCCTCGCGCTGGGCGGTATGGCCGGATACAGCCGCTACCAGCGCAATGCGATGCTCGACGTGCTGCAGAGCGATTTCATCCGGACCGCCCGAGCCAAAGGGCTCACCCGCAACCGGGCGCTGTACAAACACGGTCTGCGAACCGCGCTCATCCCGATGGCCACCCTGTTCGCCTACAGCCTCGGTGGACTGATCACCGGTGCCACGTTCACCGAGAAGATCTTCGGCTGGCACGGGGTCGGCGAATGGCTGGTCGATTCGATCAACGCTCAGGACATCTACGTGGTCGCCACCGTCACCGCGTTCGCCGGTCTGGTGGTCCTGGTATCGGGTCTGCTCTCCGATATCGTCTACGCGATTCTCGACCCACGGGTCCGGGTGGCATGA
- a CDS encoding ABC transporter permease, which yields MNETEILVQGAPEPAASGRRKLILRRFLRNKPALAGTAVLILMFLASFVLPSFLTYDYQELDYTALLEPPSPQHPFGTTEIGQDVLAQTLRGLQKSLTIGLCVALFSTTIAALTGAVAGLLGGWTDRTIMWVVDLLLVVPSFIIVALFAPRTKGSGSIVLLIVLLSVFGWMISARIVRGLTMSLREREFVRAARYMGAPTHTIILTHIVPNIASILIIDTTLTVGASIMAETGLSFLGFGVQPPDVSLGSLIASGTSSAMTYPWLFLFAGGLLIITVLCANLVGDGLRDAFDPGAKRARSRPSRKARKAARAAKQSEEVLA from the coding sequence ATCAACGAAACCGAGATCCTGGTCCAGGGCGCACCTGAACCGGCCGCGTCCGGTCGGCGCAAACTGATCCTGCGCCGCTTCCTGCGCAACAAACCCGCACTGGCCGGGACGGCTGTACTGATCCTGATGTTCCTGGCCAGTTTCGTCCTGCCGTCCTTCCTGACCTACGACTACCAGGAACTCGACTACACCGCGCTGCTCGAACCGCCCAGCCCCCAGCATCCGTTCGGCACCACCGAGATCGGTCAGGACGTACTCGCGCAAACGCTGCGCGGCCTACAGAAATCGCTGACCATCGGTTTGTGCGTGGCGCTGTTCTCCACAACGATCGCCGCCCTCACCGGTGCGGTGGCCGGACTGCTCGGCGGCTGGACCGACCGGACCATCATGTGGGTGGTCGATCTGTTGCTGGTGGTCCCGAGTTTCATCATCGTGGCCCTGTTCGCGCCGCGCACCAAAGGCAGTGGCTCGATTGTGCTGCTGATCGTCCTGCTCAGCGTTTTCGGGTGGATGATCAGCGCGCGGATCGTGCGCGGATTGACGATGAGCCTGCGCGAACGCGAATTCGTCCGGGCCGCCCGGTACATGGGCGCCCCCACTCATACGATCATCCTCACCCATATTGTGCCGAATATCGCCTCGATCCTGATCATCGACACCACACTCACCGTCGGCGCCTCGATCATGGCCGAAACCGGGCTCAGCTTCCTCGGATTCGGTGTACAGCCGCCGGATGTCTCACTGGGATCACTGATCGCGAGCGGCACCAGTTCCGCGATGACCTATCCCTGGCTGTTCCTCTTCGCCGGCGGTCTGCTGATCATCACCGTGCTCTGCGCGAACCTGGTCGGTGACGGTCTGCGCGACGCATTCGATCCCGGCGCGAAACGCGCCCGGTCCCGGCCGTCGCGCAAAGCACGCAAGGCCGCGCGGGCGGCGAAGCAGTCGGAGGAAGTGCTGGCATGA
- a CDS encoding ABC transporter ATP-binding protein, giving the protein MTGENTSVPSAAGRAEPGAASPGQGRAPLLEVSDLHVSFPSEEGRVDAVRGMDYTVADGEVLAIVGESGSGKSVSSLAVMGLLPDQARVTGSIRLRGRELLGLGDRELSKLRGSAVSMVFQDPLSALTPVYRVGDQVAEALLAHGNLTKAQAAKRAVELLDLVGIPDPELRAKAFPHEFSGGMRQRVVIAMAIANDPALIICDEPTTALDVTVQKQILNLLREARDITGAGVVMITHDMGIAATLADRVAVMYAGRIVETASTAQVFRSPRMPYTVGLLGSIPRMDGPARTPLIPIVGAPPAMHALPPGCSFAPRCPVAIEDCRVTEPPLAETVPGHDAACLRTGEVGSAELFDAYRQEIGEPEATPVSDEQPVLKVTDLVKTFAITSGVILRRRKGEVRAVDGISFEVRAGRTLALVGESGSGKSTTLTQIMDMVKPQSGTIEIMGRDTATLSAAQRRDLRRKLQIVFQDPTASLDPRLPVSDIVSQPMRIAKRPRSEIDQRVPDLLRQVGLRPEHADRYPGDFSGGQKQRICIARALALDPELLVLDEPVSSLDVSIQAGVLNLLRDLQAERGLSYLFVSHDLSVVRNLAHDIAVMYRGKIVEAGPAEQIFGDPGHEYTRSLIDAVPVPVVEG; this is encoded by the coding sequence ATGACCGGAGAGAACACCAGCGTGCCCTCGGCAGCCGGCCGGGCCGAACCCGGCGCGGCGAGCCCGGGCCAGGGCCGCGCGCCCCTGCTGGAAGTATCGGATCTGCACGTCTCCTTCCCCAGCGAGGAAGGACGCGTCGACGCTGTTCGCGGCATGGATTACACCGTCGCCGACGGCGAGGTCCTGGCGATCGTCGGCGAATCGGGCTCCGGCAAATCGGTGTCCTCGCTGGCAGTCATGGGGCTGCTACCGGATCAGGCGCGGGTCACCGGTTCGATCCGGTTGCGCGGCCGGGAACTGCTGGGTCTCGGCGACAGGGAACTGTCGAAACTGCGCGGCAGCGCGGTGAGCATGGTGTTCCAAGATCCGCTCTCGGCTCTCACCCCGGTGTACCGGGTGGGCGATCAGGTCGCCGAGGCGCTGCTCGCGCACGGGAATCTGACCAAGGCGCAAGCGGCGAAACGCGCGGTCGAACTGCTGGATCTGGTCGGGATCCCCGATCCGGAACTGCGCGCCAAGGCATTTCCGCACGAATTCTCCGGCGGTATGCGCCAGCGCGTGGTCATCGCCATGGCGATCGCCAACGATCCGGCGCTCATCATCTGCGACGAACCCACCACGGCCCTCGATGTGACGGTGCAGAAGCAGATCCTGAATCTGCTGCGCGAGGCGCGCGATATCACCGGCGCGGGCGTCGTCATGATCACCCACGATATGGGTATCGCGGCCACCCTCGCCGATCGCGTGGCCGTCATGTATGCGGGAAGAATCGTGGAAACCGCCAGTACGGCACAGGTTTTCCGGAGTCCGCGGATGCCCTACACCGTGGGACTGCTGGGTTCTATCCCGCGGATGGACGGACCGGCGCGGACCCCGCTCATCCCCATCGTCGGCGCGCCGCCGGCGATGCACGCCCTGCCGCCGGGATGTTCGTTCGCGCCGCGCTGCCCGGTCGCGATCGAGGACTGCCGAGTCACGGAACCGCCGTTGGCGGAAACGGTACCCGGCCACGATGCCGCGTGTCTGCGCACCGGTGAGGTCGGCTCCGCGGAACTCTTCGATGCCTACCGGCAGGAGATCGGGGAACCGGAGGCGACGCCGGTGAGCGACGAGCAGCCGGTACTGAAGGTGACCGACCTGGTCAAAACCTTCGCCATCACCTCCGGGGTGATCCTGCGCCGGCGCAAGGGCGAGGTGCGCGCGGTGGACGGGATCAGTTTCGAGGTCCGAGCCGGTCGTACCCTGGCCCTGGTCGGCGAATCCGGGTCGGGTAAATCCACCACGCTCACCCAGATCATGGACATGGTGAAACCGCAGTCCGGAACGATCGAGATCATGGGCCGCGATACGGCCACGCTCAGCGCGGCGCAGCGCCGCGATCTGCGCCGCAAACTACAGATCGTCTTCCAGGACCCCACAGCCTCGCTGGACCCGCGGCTGCCGGTATCCGATATCGTCTCCCAGCCCATGCGCATCGCGAAGCGGCCCAGATCCGAGATCGACCAGCGGGTCCCGGACCTGCTTCGGCAGGTGGGCTTACGCCCGGAACACGCCGACCGCTATCCGGGTGATTTCTCCGGCGGCCAGAAGCAGCGCATCTGCATCGCCCGGGCACTGGCGCTGGACCCGGAACTGCTGGTGCTCGACGAGCCGGTGTCGTCGCTGGATGTCTCCATCCAGGCGGGTGTCCTGAATCTGCTGCGCGACCTGCAGGCCGAACGGGGGCTGTCCTATCTGTTCGTCTCCCACGACCTGTCCGTGGTGCGCAATCTGGCCCACGATATCGCGGTGATGTACCGGGGCAAGATCGTCGAAGCGGGACCGGCGGAACAGATCTTCGGCGATCCGGGACACGAATACACACGATCACTGATCGATGCCGTGCCCGTACCCGTGGTAGAGGGTTGA